One window of the Acaryochloris sp. CCMEE 5410 genome contains the following:
- a CDS encoding pyridoxamine 5'-phosphate oxidase family protein: protein MAKFYSELTPALQAFIQKQQIFFTASAPHQGRVNLSPKGMNTFRCLGNNEVAYLDLTGSGNETSAHVAENGRLTIMFCSFAGDPLILRLYGQGEVIRPWDRTWPDWFKPFDALPGARQIVALHIESVQTSCGFGVPLYDYQGDRDRLIQWATQKGEEGLRDYQAQKNQVSIDGYPTGLMAEG, encoded by the coding sequence ATGGCTAAATTTTATTCTGAGCTAACCCCAGCGTTACAAGCCTTCATTCAAAAGCAACAAATATTTTTTACGGCATCGGCTCCGCATCAGGGCCGTGTCAATTTGTCTCCTAAGGGCATGAATACCTTCAGATGTCTGGGTAACAATGAAGTTGCTTATCTAGACTTGACAGGCAGTGGCAATGAAACGAGTGCCCATGTGGCTGAGAACGGACGGTTAACCATTATGTTCTGTAGCTTTGCAGGGGATCCATTAATTCTGCGATTGTACGGGCAAGGAGAGGTGATTCGCCCCTGGGATCGCACCTGGCCCGACTGGTTCAAACCCTTCGATGCCCTGCCGGGAGCACGACAGATTGTCGCGCTGCATATTGAATCTGTACAAACATCTTGTGGGTTTGGTGTTCCTCTCTACGACTACCAAGGCGATCGAGATCGGCTGATTCAATGGGCAACCCAAAAAGGGGAGGAGGGTCTGCGAGACTATCAAGCCCAGAAGAATCAAGTCAGCATTGATGGCTATCCAACCGGATTGATGGCAGAGGGCTGA
- a CDS encoding FxLYD domain-containing protein, whose amino-acid sequence MNTRDKKAKSEMMNRNSPTPLLKALLSLLAMLPLALPTIAQAEQDIVIIGETAAQNQQFQSYWQQLINLKQSAERARPKSTVQPKYAARDDREVKLQKILRNLKVEDIDLDYIIQLNGSSHLSGILTNENDQLVTVIAVNYEILDRRGNLLQTGSAQPKPSTIGPGQSVTFADTLWTIAPDEAYEVRLLDPAFQVSPDFE is encoded by the coding sequence TTGAATACACGCGATAAAAAGGCTAAGAGCGAAATGATGAACCGCAATTCTCCAACTCCACTGCTGAAAGCTCTGTTGAGCTTGCTAGCGATGCTGCCCCTCGCATTACCCACTATTGCTCAGGCTGAACAGGATATTGTCATTATTGGTGAGACAGCGGCGCAAAACCAGCAATTTCAGTCCTATTGGCAGCAGTTAATCAATCTCAAACAATCAGCGGAGCGTGCTAGACCAAAATCGACCGTTCAACCCAAATATGCTGCCCGTGACGATCGAGAAGTAAAGCTGCAGAAGATACTTCGTAATCTTAAGGTCGAAGATATTGACTTGGACTACATCATTCAGCTCAACGGCTCATCTCATCTGTCTGGAATTCTCACCAATGAAAATGATCAGCTAGTGACCGTCATTGCAGTCAACTACGAAATTCTAGATAGACGGGGAAATCTGTTGCAAACCGGCAGCGCTCAACCCAAACCCAGCACCATTGGGCCAGGTCAATCCGTTACCTTTGCCGATACCTTGTGGACCATTGCTCCAGATGAAGCCTATGAAGTCCGATTGCTCGATCCAGCCTTTCAAGTTAGTCCTGATTTTGAATAG
- a CDS encoding four-carbon acid sugar kinase family protein: protein MADSPKIVVLDDDPTGSQTVHSCLLLLQWDVGTLYQGLLDSSPLLFILTNTRGRSAADAAQVTREVCRNLKMAMAKAQSIKTKACLQPYLIVSRSDSTLRGHYPLETDVITEELGPFDAQFLVPAFLEGGRMTQNGIHYIQTQNQLVPVHETEFAQDPVFGYRHSFLPDYIAEKTEGRIPASQVLHFSASTSQDLQWLLSLQDNQYVVVDAVEQADLDRFAKLTLSASTQGKHFLFRSAASLLSAFGDLPPQPIPAVAMGETVQSSHPGVFIVGSYVQKTTVQLKNLLALPQVEGIEIDLKPLQNREVESSQIRGQVLAQADTIFHRHNTPVIYTSRPPLSFTDLSERLYFNSLVSDLLANIVQQLPTRLGYLVSKGGMTSNTILARGLNLSSVRLLGQILPGCCIVQAAPGHRFSQLPVVLFPGNVGQAEDLVKVYECLSWRSAQADERGKS from the coding sequence ATGGCTGACTCACCCAAAATTGTGGTGTTGGATGATGATCCAACCGGATCGCAAACCGTTCATAGTTGCTTATTGTTGTTGCAATGGGATGTGGGAACCCTCTACCAGGGACTATTAGACTCATCGCCGCTTCTATTTATTCTGACTAATACCCGTGGCAGATCAGCTGCAGATGCAGCTCAAGTGACACGGGAAGTATGCCGCAACTTGAAGATGGCAATGGCAAAAGCTCAGTCAATCAAGACCAAAGCCTGCCTCCAACCCTATTTGATTGTCAGTCGCTCAGATTCCACCTTACGGGGCCATTATCCTTTAGAAACAGATGTGATCACGGAAGAGCTGGGACCTTTTGATGCTCAGTTTCTGGTTCCGGCGTTCCTGGAAGGCGGCAGAATGACCCAAAACGGTATTCACTACATCCAAACTCAAAATCAGCTTGTCCCTGTGCATGAGACTGAATTTGCCCAGGATCCCGTTTTTGGTTATCGGCATAGTTTTCTCCCAGACTACATAGCTGAGAAAACAGAAGGGCGAATTCCTGCCTCACAAGTTCTACATTTTTCTGCATCCACTTCCCAGGATTTACAGTGGTTACTCAGCTTACAAGACAATCAATATGTAGTGGTTGATGCAGTTGAACAAGCCGATCTGGATCGTTTTGCCAAACTCACCTTGTCGGCTTCTACTCAGGGAAAACACTTCTTATTTCGCAGTGCGGCGAGTTTGCTGAGCGCCTTTGGAGATTTGCCCCCACAGCCCATTCCGGCGGTGGCAATGGGGGAAACGGTGCAAAGCTCGCATCCAGGTGTGTTTATAGTTGGCTCTTATGTCCAGAAAACGACGGTTCAGCTTAAGAATTTACTGGCTTTGCCTCAAGTTGAGGGCATCGAAATTGATCTAAAACCTCTCCAAAATAGGGAAGTTGAGAGTAGCCAAATCAGAGGCCAAGTTCTGGCACAGGCGGATACCATATTTCACCGACACAATACCCCGGTCATTTATACGAGTCGGCCGCCTCTCAGTTTTACGGACTTGTCGGAGCGGCTGTACTTTAACAGTTTGGTGTCTGATCTGTTGGCAAATATTGTCCAACAGCTACCTACTCGTCTGGGGTACTTAGTCAGTAAGGGGGGAATGACCTCGAATACCATCTTGGCACGAGGGCTCAACCTCTCATCTGTGCGACTATTGGGCCAAATCCTACCGGGATGTTGTATTGTGCAAGCGGCACCAGGCCATAGGTTTTCTCAGCTACCAGTCGTCTTGTTCCCAGGGAATGTCGGACAAGCTGAAGATCTGGTCAAGGTCTATGAATGTTTGTCTTGGCGGTCTGCCCAAGCCGATGAAAGAGGTAAATCGTAA
- the rpmG gene encoding 50S ribosomal protein L33, whose product MAKGVRIIVTLECTECRSNSNKRSPGVSRYTTTKNRRNTTSRLELKKFCTHCNKHTNHKEIK is encoded by the coding sequence ATGGCAAAAGGTGTTCGGATCATCGTCACATTGGAATGTACCGAATGTCGGTCCAACTCCAATAAGCGATCGCCAGGGGTATCCCGGTACACAACCACGAAAAATAGACGTAATACCACGTCTCGTCTGGAACTGAAAAAGTTCTGCACCCATTGCAATAAGCATACAAACCATAAAGAAATCAAGTAG
- the rpsR gene encoding 30S ribosomal protein S18, with amino-acid sequence MPYYRRRVSPIKPGDPIDYKDVDLLRRFITERGKILPRRITGLTARQQRDLTRAIKQARVLALLPFINREG; translated from the coding sequence ATGCCTTACTATCGCCGCCGTGTTTCTCCGATCAAGCCAGGTGATCCGATTGATTACAAGGATGTTGATCTCCTCCGTCGTTTTATCACTGAGCGCGGCAAGATCTTGCCTAGACGGATTACTGGCCTCACCGCTCGTCAGCAGCGTGATTTGACCCGAGCCATCAAGCAGGCTCGAGTCTTGGCACTCCTTCCTTTCATCAACCGCGAAGGTTAG